In Setaria italica strain Yugu1 chromosome I, Setaria_italica_v2.0, whole genome shotgun sequence, the genomic window ATTTATGCAGGAAGATATCTTGTGGTTTAGAAACCAACCTCAGCACCAGCAGCCAAATCACATAGTTCTAGAAGCGGTATCTTCGAGAAGATCTTAGTTTGAACGACAGAAGGTTTGCCAACAGTCAGTGTTCCAGTTTTGTCAAATATGATAGCTTTAATCTGCAGAAGATAAATTTAAAAAATGAGAGATTAGTTTATTTCAGTATCCCAAGTTTGAAAAGCAGAGTTCATTTGAAAAGGAAATAATGTGCTTCTTGCACTACAGTCTTCAGGAAAAGAAACCATGCCTTATGAGCTTTCTCTAGTGCATTTCCACCCTTAATGAGAACACCTTGAGAAGCACCTTTCCCAGTGGCAACCATAACAGCAGTTGGTGTAGCGAGTCCCAAAGCGCATGGGCATGCAACAACTAGGACAGAAATTCCAAACTGCAGAGCAAGCTCAAAACTATCCATGCCCTTTGGAATCCATTGTGCAGGGTAGAGGTGAAATTGTCCAGGTATGAACCAGCCGAGCCATGTAAGAAATGCAACCACCACCACCTTAAAATGAGAAGGGACAATATGAGGCAAAAATAAAGTTATAAAGATAGCCTCATAGGAGGCATATATCAGAACATCTGCATGTCCAACTTCCCATAACTAACCCAATATGCATCAGTTATTGCTGGAAACTGGTCAGACACAGAGCAGGAATGAACCAGCTCATTAACCGAACAGGAAAAAAAGTCTCCACCGGTTTACAAAATAAAATGGCTATGCAGTACCCTCTAGACAGTTTCCAGCTGAACTCTGGCCAAGTATCGGACGGCTACTCATATTTATCATGTTCAGAACTTTAATATGGTAAATTCACTGTGGTGATCCGATTATGAAACACTGCGCAGGTAGGATGATCTGGCTATGCATGTTCCAATTTTgaatgagaaaaaaattgtTAAAGCATAACAGGGAAGAAATTTGCAGGAGAAAGCAACAGGTAACTTACAGTTGGAACAAAAAACCGTGAAATCTTGTCTGCTAACTTCTGCACTGGAGCTCTTGCAAGTTGAGCAGCTTCAACCAACTGCACTATTTGCGACAAAGCTGTTTCTGACCCGACATGGGTGGCCTTAACAATTATGCAACCGTTATCGTTTACAGTACCACCAATAACCTGTTAAAAACAAATAAAAGCATCAGAATAAATAGATTATACACAAACCCATAAAATACAATCGCATTCCAAAAATCTTTACCCTGTCTCCAGGTTTCTTTGCAATAGGCCTTGCTTCCCCAGTTATCATACTTTCATTGACATGGCTTTGACCTTTGATGACAACACCATCAACAGGGACTTTTGTGCCAGGCACAATCTTGATGACATCATTTCTTTGAAGTAGCTGAGTGCTGATCTCTGTTTCTGAAATGACATTTCCGTCCTTGTCAAAAGAAAGAAGACAAGCTGTTTCTGGTGCAAGCTCTGTCAATTTTGACAATGCATCTGATGTCTTTCCTTTTGCCACCACCTCCAGATATTTTCCCAGCAATATAAAAGATACCAACATAGCACTTGTTTCAAAAAAGTCCTGTCCTTCAAATGAGGCTGATGTTAGTGCTTTCAGAACAATATACACAGAATAGAAGTAGGCAGCATTGGTTCCCAAAGCAACCAGCACATCCATGTTTGAGTATCCTCGTTTCAGTGCATGATAGGCTCCAATGTAAAATCTGCAGGTAAGATAAATCACAGAAAGTTACAATGTGTAATTCAATTTAGGAATTGATAAACCTATCATAGTTGCTGGAGACTTGAGAGTGTACCTCCAACCAACAATAAACTGAACTGGGGAACATAGCAACCACCGTAGTAGCATGCCTATCGTCATGTTGTTGCAGATCCTATAAGACAACCAATCCCCATAAGGAGAAATCATAGGAAGAACCATGGAGAACAGGAACACAGGAACCGAAAACAGGCAGCTCCAGAGAAATTGGTTCCTGTAATTCCTAATTTCGTGATTGCGCTCTGCTTCTCTTTGCTTCGGTGGTGAGTGCAAGGTAGCATTAAAGCATTTAGGGGGCTGTGCAGCATTCTGAATGCACTGAATAAGTAACCTTGGACCAGTGATATCAGGGTCATATGCGACTTTTATCGTCTGCTGTACTGTGTCCCATTCAACATGGTTCGCCCCTTCTGCAGTTTCCAGTGCTGTTTGAATGAGTTTGGTGTCTTCTGGAGAACTCAAACCCTCAAGCTTTAGATGCACCTTGTTCACATCGTCACCAGAACTAATGAGATCAGCCCCAAATCCAGCATCTTCAACAGCCTCAATTATAAGATCACGACTAGTGACATTTGGATCATAGTGGACTTTAGCTTCCTCTAGAGCAAGACCCACTGCAGCCTTTTTAACTCCAGGTACCATTTGAAGTGCTCGTTCAACAGATTCAGAACAGCTTGTACAAGCCATTCCTTTTATCCGAAGCCTGCAAACAGCAATTTCTTGTTCATGAAGTTCATCTACCTCAAAGTTGAGCTCCTCAATAGCCTCCTTTATGGTTCTTGCCTGGAGAATAAGAATTGCAACTTAGAAAAATATGGCAAAATAACACCCTCATGCGCAACATACTTTATCATTACTTCATGATTTATGAATTAATGAATTTGTGCAGTGCACACAAATGGATCGGGAATTACTACAGAATAAATTGGTATGGAGAGATGTATCCTTTTTCATCTACCTTACCAATTCATTTGTGCATACAATTTCAAACAATCTTCCTGGCATAAAGAACACAAATACAGCAATGTGTACAAGGTGTCTTCATGATTTAGCTTGTTGTCATCAACAGACTGGCCCACACAATTAAAAGCATTTCATGCTACACTAAAGGGGTAATAAAAAGGAGCAATGATAGCAAGGCCATGAGCTCATGACAATCTTACATCTGTTTCCTCCGGCCTGTACTGAACCACAGCCTGGCCCTGAAGAGGGGAGACCTGGATGCTCTCCACCCCTTTCAAGCCCGCCACAACAGTCTCTATCGACACGGCACAGGAAGCGCAGGAGATGCCGCGGACACTGAACATGATCTTCCCTgtcttcctctccttccttggAGATGCACCGGCAGGAGAAGCTCCAGAAGACGCCGGGAGTAGCGGCTCCTTGAGGTGGCTCCCTCCATTCTGCTCCATGCCTGTCCCAGGAACACCAAAGATCAAACAAATTAAATGTCTGTACAGGCTTAGTAGTAACTGAATACAACCACTGTTAATTCACTAGCTCAGCAGCAGTATCTGCATTGCAACTACAGCTTGCTCCATGAGCAAAGTGCAGGCAACAGCACACCTCAATTATCTGGGCAGTTAAAGCTTAAAGGTCACGCTGAATTACTAATTCAGAAACCATATTTTTACCAGCCGAATCATCGTGCCATGATGGTAAAGATGGAACGACAGCATCAGAGCCAATCATTTATTAAGCCACAAGCCCAGGAAAAAGACACACTCAACAACCTCTGACGCACGGAACAACGTACGACACCGCGACAGCGAGAGTTTCCCCCAATTAAATTTTCAAAACAGAAAGCAAATAGAGGAACACCAGAAACGGCGGGTTCGTGCGCGCCGTTGCTAACGAGAAACCCGCGCACCAATCGCCGATCGAGAGGGGACGGGAGAATCCAGGGGAGGGGGAAAACAAACACAAACCTCTGAACTCTGATCAATCAATCCAGCCGGGAacggggacgcggcggcgggggcgggcgctCACCTCGGTCCCCGGCCTCGACGACGAGCTCAAGCGCCCCGCCTCCTCTTCGGGCTCCACTgcgcgcgcggcggtggcggtggcggtagcGGGTGGCGGCGCCTGCGCGGGCGGAGGGGGGTTtttgaggcggaggaggaggaggggtggctGCCTCGTCGGGCGGCGTAGTAGTAGACTAAGAAGGCCACGCGGAGGGGCGGCGTGAAACGGGCCGCCTGggcctggcggtggtggtgcggcgcGGAGCGGGGCGTGGGCGTGGGGGTGGAGACGACGAGGTCGCTCGCGTGCGGCGGGTTCGTTTATATTTCGTGGGGAATTTGGTGCGAATTTGGAAGGGAATGCGACGGTTTTTGTCCCATTCCTTTTGAAAATTCGGACGAGTTTGATTTGATTTTGGATTCCCTCGCCCCCTTCCTTTCCTCAATTCCTCCCCCACTACCTAGTGCGGCCGCCCGGTGCGCGCTCGCTTTCTCCGCTCAATTTTTTGGCCTCTTTTTGCTCCCGTGGTTCTAGAGTTCTCCACGCGTGCTCCAAACGTGTGCAACCAAATGGGCCGCAAATTTCGCGTGAACCGATTCAATTCTCGTGGCAATGGATCGTCGAATTGGGACGTCATGAATTTAATACTCGTGATGGGTTTTTAAATTCAAACTTGTTCGGAGCCAGTTTTGACTTTTGAACCATCTGCGCGTCGCGTTCGTTCTGGTGCCGCAGGCCAAACACTTTGCCCAAAAGAATTCTTGACTGTGACTTGGATTCCGACATCTAACAACATTTATTGTATGTTTTCTAAGAGAGTATATTGAAGCTGACATTAGGTTGAACAGGCTGCGCATCTGACCCATCTGACCCTATATGTTTTTGTTAGAGGTGCATAATCTAGGAGTAAGAAAAGGAAATGAGACGACTTTGCCGGTTGTTGCCGTGGTATCTAAACATTAGCGATATAAATTTTGTGGTAAAATCCTTGCAGAAATAATGTGCTTTGTGCGTGGCAACTTCACGAGGGTCGAGTAGGAATGGGGCATGCATGGAGACCCTTTTTCAGCAAACTACTCATGAATACAAATGAGTAGGTATACTCACCTTAGCTCTACCAATACCTTTGAAAGTACTCGAGGGATGCCGAATATTATTGTTGATGTTGATGGGCACGTTCCTCGCTGGACGAATAGTTAGTTTTAAAAATACGAACAGGAGTCAGAACCTCGAACCCGAATAAGTATATTCCGCCGCAAGAAACCCAAGGTCAATTCACGTGCGCTATGGTCTCTTGCCATTCCAATGGTTCTTTGTTTTGCGTTCCGTTGCAGACAAGTAGCTCACGCTTGCCATGTTGAGATTAACGGCTTTCGAGGCTGAGGGAACCTATGTGAAAATGATTCACTTCCTCTTATCACAATACTAACTTATTCAGGCTCGTCCGGAGTTGAACTTCTTTGAAGTTGACTATTGATGTGTAAGGCTTTCTTTTTACATGTAAAATATGTAAGGTTATAGATAGATCAACGACATAAGGTTGCGTTACAAGAAAAATAATAGTGCGATTTGAATTGAAAATGAATTTCAAATGAGCGAGTAATAGTCATTTAAATAACAAACACGTAATATAATGGTCAAATGAACAACTGTCATTTTTTACGCACACGTGACGCCGCTGCGTGCTTGCTTGGTCTGGCCGGGGCCCCCCTACAGGCCTACAGCCTTCCCTGAAAAAAGAATTACCATTTTTTTCCCGATCGTGCCCGTACGTTGCTACGAGCTACAAAATATTAATATCACAATATGTGGGAGCATCCAACGGGACAATAATACTATGAAAATAAGAACAAATATTACATTACTTTAGTCACATCATTATTTACTTTAgatgcatatatttttttcgTTACTACGAAAATACACGGTACAGGAGGAAGACATGACAAGAGGAACAGGTTAGATTTTCAAAAGTTATTTCATTAATAAATTGAATTGTACACCTTGGATATACATATTTTGTCACTGCAATCAACTAAATAGGAACAGTATATTCTACTGTACAACATACAACATGATCCAGTGTGATGTTCCTTTACTTGATTGCATCTTCAGTTTCATCAATAAAAAAATGAAGACCCGCTTGTTCCATTGAGAGACCAAACCAGGCAACAGAAGGTGATTAGCAAAATCTTCTTGCTTCTTTAATTGCTTAATCTTCTACCCTCAGTAGCTGATGACTTGACCTCCAACAGCTGCAAGTTTCATATGTATATATGTTCATTATGAAAGGGTAATCGGAGCAGGGGATGCACCTGAATATTTCCCTATGGCTTAGAGGAAGCATCTTCCGCAGATAAAATATTCCGGTCCTAGCTCTGAGTCAATGCGCTGCTAATAGAATTGAAATGATTTTGCACACTCCCATGCCTCCTGAAGATATATCTATACGTTGCAGAACAACCCAagttaacctggctaaagtgtactcaacatcgCCTTAAATatgaatagacactttaatcgaataAAATAGCAGtatgtcgggtttcacccgatgcAACCACGAGTTtcagatcgaaacaaagcatattCACACGAAGACGaatccagagattacaacaatccagataaattaTTACTGGTCTcacattaagttattacaactcaagagttcaaatgcataaagtaGTGTTCATAGTTCAAAGCAACGGAAAACAACGGTAAGTCTAACGTCGATacacaataccatggtgaagcctgtcATGATATCAAGCACCACGATCCTCGTCGAccaaggatgggtcccactcgatcgtccatcccagagggagctgagacGGCCAAGTCAAATTGGCAACCAAGTcgttacctgaaaacatagccacaagcaaggctgagtatactaatactccgcaagacttacccgtcaggtggtatctaatccaccgcttctagacatgcaaggatttttagctgaggggtttgtttttgccaaaagcttctaaaataagtccttactttcaagttttagcactaagttctagttgattaaccattctaggtaagcacctattctaaacaagTATGGTAGAACaaacaatttaatcaagcatcaatattaagtatcatcattgttcatcttcttactcaatgcaggaaaagaggtcaagtagtcccaaactgtgagaagccgacaattcgaatcgaatttcttaaccttgtaaggtggacctaaacacacggcATATGCTACTGCTGcgacgggttcacatatatcaatgGTTCCCATCAATTCGTGGCATTTATCTAGATCCCACtttccttggatacaaggccccaccggttCCGGAACGACGTCGTACCGTGattgcacttgcacccacatgcgGCTGCAGGGGAACCCGATTCCAAGAGAGCAGGGGAAAGATCCacgccggttcaatcaggtattaCGTTTACTGATTCCCCATACTCTTAGCATGTGTTATGTAtgttcaaaaacttgaccaagacTCCCACACGTTTCAATCTTAGCagtttttcctctatacagacaGGGCATCAATAATTGCAAAACATAGCACCAAGTCCCGCCCGTCAATCTtgtgattccaacataagtaaacaggcaactcctatagctcgcgagtgacaggaaatccctcaacttttactgtgtccctatttagcatagcaactactcgacttaacatgctagtattcaagtcatgggtactaggagcatgcaactaaggtttcaagcaactcctatgaacttaatgcacaaatataagtaacataagtattgcataatttggaaaccagggttatactccggggcttgccttcttgccctaaatcagccttgggctcttccgaactttGGTTCAGGCCTTGATTTGCCTCGATCAGGTTCAGCTCTCCCACTTGTTGTCCTTCTTCGTTGTCCGGTACGAGCTCGTATGTTCCATCAGTGAAGTTAgcttctacacaagatgcatatgcataagattttgTTCATAAACTTTCACGACGTAGGTTTCATTTCGTTAATTATTGCACAAGCATAGGGTGTATTTTGGACCACATTTacttagacaagtttataaacaattCTTTCCTTttagccacattcacctagacaaggttATAACGATTTCTTTTCTTGTAAAGTACGGTGTGATGTGATTAAAACTCGTGCtttaatttgatgatgattgtgtacacatataagattttaacaactttagacttcacaaagaaaggtggggttattttggggttgctcaacatttatttggaaagttatcctgtttctgaattttaaaccaacacaacttagcatttaagcatttggACTTAAAACAGTATGAATATCAAGGATTCCGGTAGCACAACTTACAGATCCAGAACATTCATGTCAAAAGTAAACTAACataagtggtttcatatttttctaagcttTCTACGATTTATAAAGTATTTACTGGCTTTTATACAAAATTAAATCTAGTGCTACAACAGATCATTAACATGCATatgaatatttttaaaataatctAGACACACcaggaactcaacaaaataagattcacatttttagcatttttctacacatttctaTAGATTTTCCAAGTTTGCAACAAATTAAATCTAGCAATTTAATTAAAACCAAAACCAACTTCACATTTAGGCCCCTGGAGAAACTTTTTCTTTCACAGATCTACCCTTCCCTTCTCTTCTAATCCCCTGCACTTCGCGTTTAAACCCCTAGGACAAAACCCACCTCATACTTAACTCTGAAACTTTATGCAGGACCCCTTTTCCCCCTTGCAATCGGGTCCTTGaccttcttcaacctccagaCTTCTCCCGTGTGCAcggagcggtggcggtggcgcaaCCATGCCGGCGTGGCGGTGCTCCTTcctgtagagaagtagatgggaaaacaccacacaccctaatgaggggggatgacctctatatatatggccaatatagcttggagtacaagtaatacatcaagtgtacaaggaaaggataaatatatcctaaaatacacatatacttcctaatatcCGCCCGCAGACGAAGCGGGAGGATCACGGACGcacagactggacctaaactcagtaaacaaagAAGTTGGCAAGCCCTTCATCATGATGTCCGTGAATTGATGAGAGGACGGCACATGGAGGACCCGAACCTCACCCCAGGCCACCTTCTCACAGACGCAGGTTCACATCAAGAGCAATGTAGTCCTTCGATTATAGATTAACATTTTCCCTGTAATGAGGAATCCTTTAATCAAGTAACCAATAAATATGCGCTTTGGGCTTTCTGATTCAtgaatgatgaggacaccacgagtacatctacaccagcagcacctcaggcgcctccagttgctcatccacctcaggcgcctacagttgctcatccagttgggccaatcactcgagcccgtgcgagagaattaaacttcatcatgctattaaggaacgaaggcccatcggaataagaagatggcccaacagggcagcccaggtggggcgcctagggttgggcgccgtgaccccttcggactccaggggctgcgccccctttatttagtccaagtcctttttgtttacgacttgagttttgttttacatctagctttagctactcttgaacacgcgcaaatacgcgctgtccttgtgattcagaactccaccttcgagtgatatttagattgctcgcctctctttcttgttcgttcttcgattgcggacaggaatcgatcttcgtgatcaggctgatctcgcaccagcgaggttggtaaccatcgggagttggttcagcgattgcattggcgcttcgggttcgctcgtcgtagtcggatcgtgagggtctacttccaccaagtcgaatttatcttcactcaccgaaagatcgggcactccgactctatcaagtggtatcagctttccaggttgatcggtgagttttaccgagtgtttttcccttcctacagtccacaaaaaccaaaacaaatttttttcaggttagatcctttgtcccagcaaccgtttagcctcgcacattctttcaataagtgtctttgttgaatttgtgtgcctactcgttcaattgttgctggttacttttGTTTCTCGtgtttcatctaaccctagttctaaccctagttttcgccgccgccgccgttccgctgctcgccaaccctaccagccgcgcccaccgcacctccgcgccatcccactactccgatcgcccctcccctgtcaaaaaaaaaaagatcgaaagcaatcaaaaaaaaaaggaaacaaaaaaaaaaggaaagtgcaaaaaaaaaagaaggaaagaagccaaaaaaaaagaagaagaagaatccaacagggagaaggaaggtgattcggatttgtttcggtggcacctccctttgcgcgcgccgtgactcctcctgggtcacgactctctggtgttaattcccccctcccccacgtattccgtgccagcctttcacatccgtatctctctttcttggtcctttattattctgaggtccgccttactctagagagagagagagagagagagtatcttttttttaccggaatacccctgtcctttcggaaaaagtgtgtgccgcaatttgatatttgagatcctctgtgttcatattatcagttttggggcaccctctgtgaaaaaaaaaacagaaaaaaaaaaagaggtgcgccctctccaccttgcctctgttctttcgatttttccttgttaccagcaactattgttacgtgtttggcactatctttcaactttgcattattgtttgattgtgctaatccttcatttgagtgcagccttcccagaactccacatagttctacgacgagcatattttgtttctccaggcaatcgctcctccaatctttcgtgagttccaccggttggttgcagttcgcccctgtgtgcgtggtaagaacggataagaatttgataacagcactagtgtgagcgccttgtgagctgttacacccctattttgtcgtcgcttgtgttcttgtctttgcgctaaccatggcagatgatgtcgacgcgggggctacccAGCTggagggcatacgggcgcaagttgaagggcttgtcaccgacattcagacgattcatgaacggctggactcgacgatctcctcgacgaccgagcggtgtgatcagctcgaccttgcacagacggccgctaaggccacactcgactcagttgtggcaagactcgatgcattgcacactacagtcgcagagttgcagcagggttatggtggtgactcggaccaggacgatggcgaccgccgaggccgtgcccgccgcgtgccacgccgctccggtggtaatgattccttttccaagattaaatttaaaatcccaccttttaatggcaaatatgatcctgctgcatatcttgattgggaattagaagttgaacagaaattttcatgccatgatattcttgctaattctcaagttaaagctgctattagtgaatttactgattttgctttaatttggtggcgtgaatataaacacaaacatcccaataccattccaaccacttgggagcaattaaaaactgctatgcgccacagatttgtgccttcttattatgctcgcgatttgcttaataaaatgcaacgttttcagcaaggttccaaatctgttgaggaatatttccaggaattacaaataggaatgattcgttgtgggttattggaggaaaacgacgctgctatggcacgttttcgtggtggtttgaaccgcgaaattcaggatatacttgattataaggactacaccgatatgacaacattatttgaatatgcttgcaaagctgaacgtgaagtgcagggacgccgctcgaagacatattctaactcttttgcaggaagaagctcgccatccaactccgcacccgctctccctgcgccacccacgcccaccacgacaccgcgcgagcgaacggcaaaacctgcaagcgctgccccttccacaggcaccgcccctcccacaggccatacacgggatattcagtgtcatcgttgcaaaggatttggccatgtgattcgggactgtccgaacaagcgcactttgcttcttcgtgacgatggtgagtactcttccgctagtgattctgaagatactcgacatgcgatgcttgccactgaccatgcagctatggaggtacatgtcaacccgggcgacgccgataggtatgaaagtcttgttgtgcagcgtgttcttagtacacaggtcgccccgtccgagaagaatcagcgacacactcttttccataccaagggcgttgtgcaggagcggtcgattcgcatcatcatcgacagcggcagctgcaacaatttggcgagtaccacgctggttgaaaagttgtctttacccactcgtaagcatccacatccatatcacattcaatggcttaatgatggtgggaaaattagaattactcgatcagtccgtgttcctttctccatgggtgcttattctgattttgttgattgtgatgttattcccatggaagcatgctctctgttacttgggcgaccttggcaatatgatactgatagcttgcatcatggtcgttccaatcactattctttcatgtttaagggtcagaaaataattatacatcccatgacacctgaacaaattcttaaagatgatcttgctagagctgctaaaactgctaaacaacttgaaccatcgacatctcttaattctgaaatcaagttgaatgctcctgttttgcttgccacacgtgctgattttgatgagttacgcgatgctcctttgccatgctatgcccttatatgctctagtgtgctcgtttcacttgatgatgcaccatctttggatattccccctgcggttgctaacattttgcaggagtacgctgatgtctttccaaaagatttgccaccgggacttccaccacttcgtggcattgagcaccagattgacctcattcccggcgcccagcttccgaaccgcgcaccgtaccgtacaaatccggatgagacgaaggaaatccagcgccaggtacaggcgttgcttgacaa contains:
- the LOC101778281 gene encoding copper-transporting ATPase HMA4: MEQNGGSHLKEPLLPASSGASPAGASPRKERKTGKIMFSVRGISCASCAVSIETVVAGLKGVESIQVSPLQGQAVVQYRPEETDARTIKEAIEELNFEVDELHEQEIAVCRLRIKGMACTSCSESVERALQMVPGVKKAAVGLALEEAKVHYDPNVTSRDLIIEAVEDAGFGADLISSGDDVNKVHLKLEGLSSPEDTKLIQTALETAEGANHVEWDTVQQTIKVAYDPDITGPRLLIQCIQNAAQPPKCFNATLHSPPKQREAERNHEIRNYRNQFLWSCLFSVPVFLFSMVLPMISPYGDWLSYRICNNMTIGMLLRWLLCSPVQFIVGWRFYIGAYHALKRGYSNMDVLVALGTNAAYFYSVYIVLKALTSASFEGQDFFETSAMLVSFILLGKYLEVVAKGKTSDALSKLTELAPETACLLSFDKDGNVISETEISTQLLQRNDVIKIVPGTKVPVDGVVIKGQSHVNESMITGEARPIAKKPGDRVIGGTVNDNGCIIVKATHVGSETALSQIVQLVEAAQLARAPVQKLADKISRFFVPTVVVVAFLTWLGWFIPGQFHLYPAQWIPKGMDSFELALQFGISVLVVACPCALGLATPTAVMVATGKGASQGVLIKGGNALEKAHKIKAIIFDKTGTLTVGKPSVVQTKIFSKIPLLELCDLAAGAEANSEHPLSKAIVEHTKKLREQYGSHSDHMMESRDFEVHPGAGVSANVEGKLVLVGNKRLMQEFEIPLSPEVEAYMSETEELARTCVLVAIDKIICGALAVSDPLKPEAGHVISYLNSMGISSIMVTGDNWATAKSIAKEVGISQVFAEIDPVGKAEKIKDLQMQGLTVAMVGDGINDSPALAAADVGMAIGAGTDVAIEAADIVLMKSSLEDVITAIDLSRKTLSRIRLNYVWALGYNVLGMPVAAGVLFPFTGIRLPPWLAGACMAASSVSVVCSSLLLQLYKKPLHVEDAPRPTDGSDLV